Proteins encoded within one genomic window of bacterium:
- a CDS encoding ROK family protein: MSLIGVFDVGGTHTRAGVVKGKKLLFSFKEITPRERGMEDTVDFLAGMVRQLEEKVKKKIPVLSMGIPGIVSPKKGMVYASPHYPQWQNFKLVQKLKAKTKKKIIIDNDAHMIAYGERIVGAAKNWDTFLLLTLGTGIGGAIMINNKVFQGTQGFAGEFGHLVINPEGPLCGCGGQGCLETYASGSGLIRMVEEAALDYEHPHAHALQALLRDGPSEIVKNLSVLASQGNVLARDLFGQFGYYLGMGLSSIINITGIQNIVLGGGIIKSSALFMPHVMQELKKRLYQKTAEGVVIKQAKLGDKAGLIGAWVAAR; encoded by the coding sequence ATGTCACTTATAGGCGTTTTTGATGTTGGTGGTACCCATACGCGAGCTGGTGTGGTTAAAGGGAAAAAACTCCTTTTTTCATTTAAAGAAATTACCCCGCGCGAGAGGGGCATGGAGGACACTGTTGATTTTTTAGCGGGGATGGTACGCCAACTTGAAGAAAAAGTTAAAAAGAAGATCCCTGTTTTAAGCATGGGAATTCCGGGAATTGTTTCTCCTAAAAAAGGCATGGTGTATGCGTCGCCTCATTATCCTCAGTGGCAGAATTTTAAACTGGTTCAAAAATTAAAAGCCAAGACCAAAAAGAAAATTATTATCGATAACGATGCCCATATGATTGCCTATGGCGAGCGTATTGTTGGGGCTGCCAAAAATTGGGATACCTTTTTGTTATTAACCTTAGGGACGGGTATTGGTGGGGCCATCATGATTAACAATAAAGTGTTTCAGGGTACTCAGGGTTTTGCAGGAGAGTTTGGGCATTTGGTAATTAATCCGGAAGGCCCTTTATGCGGTTGTGGCGGGCAAGGATGTTTAGAAACGTATGCCTCCGGAAGTGGACTTATACGCATGGTTGAAGAAGCAGCTCTCGATTATGAACATCCGCATGCCCATGCTTTGCAAGCATTGTTGCGCGATGGCCCTTCTGAAATTGTGAAAAATTTATCGGTGCTGGCTAGCCAGGGTAATGTGCTGGCACGCGATTTGTTTGGACAGTTTGGTTATTATTTGGGGATGGGGCTCAGTTCTATTATTAATATTACGGGTATTCAAAATATTGTGCTTGGCGGTGGTATTATTAAATCTTCCGCGTTATTTATGCCGCATGTGATGCAGGAATTAAAGAAGAGACTTTATCAAAAAACAGCCGAGGGTGTGGTAATTAAACAAGCAAAATTGGGTGATAAAGCGGGCCTTATTGGGGCGTGGGTTGCGGCTCGGTAG
- a CDS encoding PAS domain-containing protein, with protein sequence MDLNTTFQNLTLPNLLDEHVPTSKKEFFSYTQEQIESFKHTFETLVHFEDKKLEKPLTSLEQTFNSYHPYLLELAYYKKTGDDKNETDPEEIERLNKLSNKVLGLEKNLREGISAIIDIIEKEQHETAESALEHNNLTKKYDLLWSLSFGIIFLAIPIILHKKLFNPLLNLQSISNNIKQGKWSEKYKKATGLNEIKFIQQSLIDTGEKLLEGESQGNIVNFLNNQVLANSVILRRDLRISQIGTKAAKLLGYTPEELQSKPITTILRTTNPEILEQAHNYEKGNEIQCELVRKTGQTYPWIIEPYTYKENDKLKYVYLVLKPPKALPKNESELKYMKAIEKLNASNVRFRNENEKMQKKLLEMENMNGKELPLVEMNRAVTKWLEHFLATCGQIITARTRFDITTGDELLNIDSFNLALSHAASDILDRSSHQSLHIETCYITIEPNSKNNLAGDYKVIMISNSMTNFELTKGTLKAVNAKWAQNFAHSQTNAAVYSNGNPNNMIYVFYFQTEQHTSEMESAELIH encoded by the coding sequence ATGGATTTAAACACCACCTTCCAAAACCTTACTCTTCCCAACCTACTGGATGAGCATGTTCCAACAAGCAAAAAAGAATTTTTTAGCTACACACAAGAACAGATCGAAAGTTTTAAGCACACATTTGAAACACTCGTTCACTTTGAAGATAAAAAACTTGAAAAACCACTAACAAGCCTGGAACAAACCTTCAATTCTTACCATCCCTACTTACTGGAACTGGCTTATTACAAAAAAACGGGAGATGACAAAAACGAAACAGATCCAGAAGAAATAGAGCGATTAAATAAATTATCTAACAAAGTTCTTGGCCTAGAAAAAAACCTGCGCGAAGGAATAAGCGCCATTATAGACATTATTGAAAAAGAACAGCACGAAACAGCCGAAAGCGCTCTTGAACACAATAATCTAACAAAAAAATACGATCTCCTATGGAGCCTTTCTTTTGGCATTATCTTTTTAGCCATACCTATCATCCTGCATAAAAAACTTTTTAATCCACTTCTTAATCTTCAAAGCATTTCAAACAACATTAAACAGGGCAAATGGTCGGAAAAATATAAAAAAGCTACCGGACTTAACGAAATCAAATTCATACAACAATCGCTCATCGATACAGGTGAAAAACTTTTGGAAGGGGAATCACAAGGAAATATTGTAAATTTTTTAAATAATCAGGTACTCGCAAATTCGGTTATCTTAAGACGAGATTTGCGCATTAGCCAAATTGGAACAAAGGCTGCCAAATTACTTGGTTATACTCCGGAAGAACTTCAATCCAAACCTATCACTACCATCTTAAGAACAACCAACCCCGAAATTTTGGAACAGGCTCATAACTATGAAAAAGGGAATGAAATTCAATGTGAGCTAGTAAGAAAAACAGGACAAACCTATCCATGGATTATAGAACCATACACCTACAAAGAAAACGACAAGCTTAAGTATGTATACCTAGTTCTTAAACCACCCAAAGCCCTGCCTAAAAATGAATCTGAGCTCAAATACATGAAAGCCATTGAAAAACTAAACGCATCTAATGTGCGCTTTAGAAATGAAAATGAAAAAATGCAAAAAAAATTACTGGAAATGGAAAATATGAACGGAAAAGAGCTGCCACTGGTGGAAATGAACAGGGCTGTTACTAAATGGTTAGAACATTTTTTAGCAACCTGCGGACAAATTATTACAGCCCGCACCCGGTTTGACATTACTACCGGTGATGAATTGCTGAATATCGATTCCTTCAACTTGGCATTAAGCCATGCTGCAAGTGATATTTTAGACAGATCGTCTCACCAATCACTCCATATTGAAACTTGCTATATTACCATTGAACCCAACAGTAAAAATAATCTTGCCGGCGATTACAAAGTTATCATGATCTCAAACTCAATGACTAATTTTGAACTAACTAAGGGAACGCTTAAGGCCGTAAATGCAAAATGGGCTCAAAACTTTGCCCATTCTCAAACTAATGCAGCCGTTTACTCAAACGGTAATCCTAACAATATGATTTATGTCTTTTACTTTCAAACCGAACAGCACACTTCAGAAATGGAAAGCGCAGAACTAATACACTAA
- a CDS encoding YebC/PmpR family DNA-binding transcriptional regulator, with the protein MSGHSKWSTIKRKKGAADAKRGAIFGKMIKEITVAARMGGGDIGGNPRLRRSVEKARAISVPNDNIERAIKKGTGELEGVNYEEITYEGYGPSGVAVLVACLTDNKVRTVAEVRNIFSKKGGNMGDSGCVGWMFGKKGIFIYDKGNLTEDALMEAALDAGAEDIKDTGDNFEVTCDPTQFEAVLKNLEDKKLKPASAEIAMLPQNTVNIAEKETAQKILALIEALEDNEDVQNVYANFDIPAEILNSIA; encoded by the coding sequence ATGTCAGGACATTCGAAGTGGTCTACCATTAAACGTAAAAAAGGTGCTGCCGACGCCAAGCGCGGCGCTATTTTTGGAAAAATGATTAAAGAAATTACCGTGGCAGCCCGCATGGGCGGCGGTGATATTGGTGGCAACCCGCGCCTGCGCCGCTCGGTAGAGAAAGCCCGCGCCATTAGCGTACCAAACGACAACATTGAACGCGCCATCAAAAAAGGCACCGGCGAGCTTGAAGGTGTTAACTACGAAGAAATCACCTACGAAGGCTATGGCCCCTCGGGTGTAGCCGTACTTGTGGCTTGCCTTACCGATAACAAAGTACGCACGGTAGCCGAAGTGCGCAACATTTTTTCCAAAAAGGGCGGCAACATGGGCGATAGTGGCTGTGTGGGCTGGATGTTTGGGAAAAAGGGTATTTTTATTTATGACAAAGGAAATTTAACCGAGGATGCGCTCATGGAAGCCGCTTTGGATGCCGGCGCCGAAGATATTAAAGACACAGGTGATAACTTTGAAGTAACCTGCGACCCTACCCAGTTTGAAGCGGTTCTTAAAAATTTGGAAGATAAAAAACTAAAACCAGCCTCTGCCGAAATAGCTATGTTGCCACAAAATACCGTAAATATTGCCGAAAAAGAAACCGCTCAAAAAATTCTGGCTTTAATTGAGGCGCTAGAAGACAATGAAGACGTTCAAAACGTGTACGCTAATTTTGATATTCCGGCAGAAATTTTAAATTCCATTGCATAG
- a CDS encoding PilZ domain-containing protein, with product MSQNFLADRDLKKTGLYFHIGDYNGTVQIRRVEDDVLWVDYLSELFLQEQLECFIVAKNDRGIIRFVAQVMIEDAQESGRLDVVGLKVVPGSNKLVNRREFVRVEKVGPHAIKVYDQEKRPVPAKLVNLSASGARVEIEGRASMDGFYHMEFESEWLKQINFQTAFKVIHINKNQESQNDELGVIFLKSVEQKIGSPFGDAKQEELVRWINQVLIEARRKEA from the coding sequence ATGTCTCAAAATTTTCTAGCCGATCGAGATTTAAAAAAAACAGGCCTGTATTTTCATATTGGTGATTATAATGGCACAGTTCAAATACGACGCGTAGAAGACGATGTTTTGTGGGTAGATTATCTTTCGGAACTTTTTTTACAAGAACAGCTTGAATGCTTTATTGTAGCTAAAAACGATAGGGGTATTATCCGCTTTGTGGCGCAAGTGATGATTGAAGACGCGCAAGAATCGGGACGTCTTGATGTGGTAGGATTAAAGGTTGTGCCCGGTAGCAATAAACTGGTTAACCGTCGTGAGTTTGTACGTGTAGAAAAGGTTGGCCCTCACGCCATTAAAGTTTACGATCAAGAAAAACGTCCTGTACCGGCCAAGCTTGTTAATTTAAGTGCTTCGGGTGCCCGAGTTGAAATTGAAGGGCGAGCCTCTATGGATGGTTTTTACCATATGGAGTTTGAAAGCGAATGGCTCAAACAAATTAATTTTCAAACGGCTTTTAAAGTAATCCATATTAATAAAAACCAAGAGAGCCAAAACGACGAGTTGGGTGTTATATTTCTAAAAAGTGTGGAACAAAAAATTGGAAGCCCGTTTGGTGATGCCAAACAGGAAGAATTAGTACGCTGGATTAACCAAGTATTAATTGAAGCACGTCGCAAAGAGGCCTGA
- a CDS encoding PilZ domain-containing protein, with product MSENFLSQIDLKKPLYFNVGDYRGAVQIRRIKDDVLWVDDKDELRLMPKMECFVVAQNDKGIVTFVAERLNKKTDADLLDVAPLKALPQSYQLVNRREFVRVRHVGPHQLHIYDSINNVVPARLINLSASGAKINIKGKANLDGFYQLQFTSNWLKKIDIEAPFKVVHVENEPDNSQSLGIIFLKNIEKQMQQGFSDTKQQEIVRWMNHLLIESRRKEINE from the coding sequence ATGTCGGAAAATTTTTTAAGCCAGATTGATTTAAAGAAGCCGCTTTATTTTAATGTAGGTGATTATCGCGGTGCTGTTCAAATTAGACGCATAAAAGATGATGTGCTGTGGGTAGATGACAAGGACGAATTACGCTTAATGCCTAAAATGGAATGTTTTGTGGTAGCTCAGAACGATAAAGGTATTGTTACCTTTGTGGCTGAACGATTAAACAAAAAAACAGATGCCGATTTGCTGGATGTGGCGCCCCTTAAGGCTTTACCGCAAAGTTACCAGCTTGTAAATCGTCGCGAATTTGTTCGTGTTCGCCATGTGGGGCCGCATCAGTTACATATTTATGATTCTATTAATAACGTAGTTCCGGCTCGATTAATTAATTTGAGCGCTTCGGGGGCTAAAATTAATATTAAGGGTAAAGCAAACCTAGACGGTTTTTATCAGCTTCAATTTACCAGCAATTGGTTAAAGAAAATTGATATAGAAGCCCCTTTTAAGGTGGTTCATGTTGAGAATGAGCCAGATAATAGCCAAAGTCTGGGTATTATTTTCTTAAAAAATATCGAAAAACAAATGCAGCAAGGCTTTAGTGATACCAAACAGCAAGAAATTGTGCGTTGGATGAATCACCTCCTTATTGAAAGCCGCCGTAAGGAAATAAATGAGTAA
- a CDS encoding glycosyltransferase family 2 protein — MSEKLYDISIIVPFFNEEENIVDLYNNVNAVVPHMGLSYEIILVDDGSTDSSFELISAVAAKDSHLKLIRFTRNFGQTAAMAAGFREARGKVYITLDADNQNDPRDIPKLLEKMKEGYGVVSGWRRDRKDTFITRKLPSWFANWMISKVTRVHLKDYGCTLKAYDARYIDQFNLYGEMHRFIPAYAKLAGAKITEVPVNHLPRTKGYSKYGLSRVFKVMLDLMTVKFLGSFATKPLYLFGGFGFTLNTVAFLLAAFVLYEKFFLGVYAHKNPLLLLCVFLSLVGIISIMMGLIAELLMRTYHESQGKTIYIIQDKVNFHH; from the coding sequence ATGTCCGAAAAACTTTATGACATCTCGATTATTGTTCCTTTTTTTAATGAAGAAGAAAATATTGTCGATTTGTACAACAATGTAAATGCCGTTGTTCCTCATATGGGACTTTCCTACGAAATTATATTGGTGGATGACGGTTCTACCGATAGTAGTTTTGAGCTTATCAGTGCTGTTGCTGCTAAAGATTCCCATTTAAAGCTTATTCGTTTTACCCGTAATTTTGGTCAGACGGCTGCCATGGCAGCTGGTTTTAGAGAAGCACGGGGTAAAGTTTATATTACGCTTGATGCCGATAATCAGAACGACCCGCGTGATATCCCAAAACTTCTCGAAAAAATGAAAGAGGGGTATGGAGTAGTTAGTGGTTGGCGGCGTGACAGAAAAGACACCTTTATAACACGCAAGTTGCCTTCATGGTTTGCTAATTGGATGATTTCTAAAGTAACTCGTGTGCATCTCAAAGATTACGGGTGTACACTGAAAGCTTATGATGCGCGTTACATCGATCAATTCAATCTTTACGGTGAAATGCATCGGTTTATTCCGGCTTATGCCAAGTTAGCTGGTGCCAAAATTACCGAAGTTCCGGTCAATCACCTGCCGCGTACCAAGGGTTATTCCAAATATGGCCTGTCACGTGTTTTTAAAGTGATGCTTGATTTAATGACGGTAAAATTTTTGGGCTCGTTTGCTACCAAGCCGCTTTATCTTTTTGGTGGTTTTGGCTTTACGCTTAATACCGTTGCCTTTTTACTAGCTGCCTTTGTGTTGTACGAAAAATTCTTTTTAGGTGTGTATGCCCACAAAAATCCGTTGTTACTTTTGTGCGTGTTTTTATCTCTTGTGGGGATAATTTCTATTATGATGGGGCTTATTGCCGAGTTGCTTATGCGCACCTATCACGAATCGCAGGGAAAAACCATTTACATTATTCAGGATAAAGTAAATTTTCATCATTAG
- a CDS encoding phosphate/phosphite/phosphonate ABC transporter substrate-binding protein, with translation MKPNKIFYFILLIFCCLSLATASVAWAKKKDKEAQASEKSANTDAETKQEKPKKTKKKNTEEALPPAPEPLAAPPIAVAPPPEPVKKNLGFLFLYPDGEGTPEEAQPILDALFEFLKEKTGLIIEGHYVTDQAKALEESKTADMAVVSLGFYAANKKIVLMEVALETQLKGTPNPAAYTLVGNKEDKTETIKTVYTSAFIPPSLLKIMLPDTNTKRETTHESIALLKKLATAPGSGAFLMDPFEYNAYSKLNLSWKENLKNITVTKAFPQAPFVFLKPLVGKREKIVQALQALSLDPKGVDILSSLRLQGFVTTNAEQYKKILVTDTTEPQPTPQ, from the coding sequence ATGAAACCAAATAAAATTTTTTATTTTATTCTTCTCATCTTCTGTTGCCTATCACTGGCAACCGCCTCTGTAGCTTGGGCTAAAAAGAAAGATAAAGAGGCTCAAGCTTCTGAAAAATCGGCAAATACAGATGCTGAGACAAAACAGGAAAAACCAAAAAAAACTAAAAAGAAAAATACCGAAGAAGCCCTACCTCCGGCACCAGAACCTTTAGCTGCCCCTCCTATAGCTGTAGCCCCGCCTCCCGAACCGGTTAAAAAGAATTTGGGATTCCTCTTTCTCTATCCCGATGGCGAGGGAACACCGGAGGAAGCTCAACCCATTTTGGATGCTCTTTTTGAATTTTTAAAAGAAAAAACAGGTTTAATAATTGAGGGGCATTATGTAACCGACCAAGCCAAGGCTTTGGAAGAATCCAAAACCGCCGATATGGCCGTTGTGAGCTTGGGGTTTTATGCAGCCAATAAAAAAATTGTTCTTATGGAAGTAGCACTGGAAACACAACTTAAAGGCACACCCAACCCGGCAGCCTATACTTTAGTGGGAAACAAAGAAGATAAAACCGAAACAATAAAAACCGTATATACTTCGGCTTTTATACCACCGTCCCTCCTTAAAATTATGCTTCCAGACACAAATACCAAAAGGGAAACCACCCATGAAAGTATTGCTCTTCTTAAAAAATTAGCTACAGCTCCTGGAAGCGGTGCTTTTTTAATGGATCCGTTTGAATATAACGCTTATTCCAAACTCAATCTTTCGTGGAAAGAAAATTTAAAAAATATCACCGTTACCAAAGCCTTTCCACAAGCGCCGTTTGTATTTTTAAAACCGCTTGTAGGTAAACGTGAGAAAATAGTGCAGGCCTTACAAGCTTTATCGCTAGATCCTAAGGGAGTAGATATTTTAAGCAGTTTACGATTACAAGGATTTGTAACTACCAATGCAGAACAGTATAAGAAAATTTTAGTAACAGACACTACCGAGCCGCAACCCACGCCCCAATAA
- a CDS encoding GDP-mannose 4,6-dehydratase has protein sequence MNILITGAAGFIGSHLSEALLKAKHRVLGIDNFNTFYDPALKRQNLADIQKTAEQNGAYFQCYSGDINDTDMLDTIFSTEKIDAVVHLAAMAGVRPSIQDPVLYEKVNCLGTLQLIEAVKKHGVKNFVFGSSSSVYGLNTKVPFSEDDPINLTFSPYAYTKRANELCLYTYHKLYNINTACLRFFTVYGPRQRPDLAIRKFTDLLYTGKPIPIFGDGSFKRDFTYVDDIIDGVVKSMDWCLNQKTPAYDIFNLGESATTSVLELIDLIEQTSGKKFVKEFHPAQPGDVPITFADISKSKKILGYNPQTPIKRGIEKFIKWYETK, from the coding sequence ATGAATATTCTTATTACAGGAGCGGCTGGCTTCATTGGCTCTCATCTATCCGAAGCGCTTCTTAAGGCCAAACACAGGGTTTTAGGGATCGATAATTTTAATACTTTTTATGACCCGGCCCTTAAACGTCAGAACCTGGCAGACATCCAAAAAACAGCCGAGCAAAACGGAGCTTATTTTCAGTGTTATAGCGGCGATATCAACGATACCGACATGCTCGACACTATTTTTAGCACCGAAAAAATTGATGCGGTAGTCCATTTAGCCGCCATGGCAGGCGTGCGCCCTTCTATTCAGGATCCTGTGCTCTATGAAAAAGTAAATTGCCTAGGCACACTTCAACTGATTGAAGCTGTAAAAAAACATGGAGTTAAAAACTTTGTTTTTGGCTCCTCTTCTTCGGTTTATGGCCTTAACACCAAAGTACCTTTCAGCGAAGACGACCCCATTAACCTTACGTTTTCACCCTATGCTTATACAAAACGTGCCAATGAATTATGCTTGTATACCTATCATAAGCTCTACAACATCAATACAGCCTGCCTCCGTTTTTTTACCGTGTATGGCCCACGTCAACGTCCCGATTTAGCCATCCGCAAGTTCACCGATTTGTTATACACTGGTAAGCCCATCCCCATTTTTGGAGACGGGAGTTTTAAACGAGACTTTACCTATGTAGACGATATTATTGATGGCGTGGTAAAAAGTATGGATTGGTGTTTAAATCAAAAAACTCCAGCTTACGATATTTTTAACCTGGGCGAATCGGCCACCACCAGCGTACTGGAATTAATTGATTTAATTGAACAAACATCGGGCAAAAAATTTGTAAAAGAATTTCATCCGGCACAACCGGGCGATGTACCTATTACCTTTGCCGATATCTCTAAAAGCAAAAAAATTCTGGGCTATAATCCTCAAACCCCCATAAAAAGGGGTATAGAGAAATTTATTAAATGGTATGAAACCAAATAA
- a CDS encoding 16S rRNA (uracil(1498)-N(3))-methyltransferase, translating to MHTFFSTHEVNAGTLELDKTSLHHLEKVLRIKNGEKIKIATPAGKLYLVTYHNKIFTIAEELTPPPAPLPYHLYMGLLKGEMCEWVLEKAVELNATSLTWVISKNTVAREIKPNKWERLLNLASESQKQCGRLQPLKINAPQVLEKLVNLSTEGVNIVLNETETGLSLEQALNENKPPYHLWIGPEGGWDKTELLLMKTQGFISTQAGGLMLRAETCAMYAASLAQGKLT from the coding sequence ATGCATACTTTTTTTTCCACACACGAAGTCAATGCCGGCACCCTTGAGCTCGATAAAACTAGTCTCCACCATTTAGAAAAAGTACTGCGCATTAAAAATGGCGAGAAAATTAAAATTGCTACACCTGCGGGTAAACTTTACCTTGTTACTTATCACAACAAAATTTTTACAATTGCGGAAGAGCTCACCCCTCCGCCAGCCCCCTTACCCTATCATCTTTATATGGGCCTTTTAAAAGGTGAGATGTGTGAATGGGTGCTAGAAAAGGCCGTAGAACTCAATGCCACGTCCCTCACCTGGGTAATTTCAAAAAATACTGTTGCCCGTGAGATAAAACCCAATAAATGGGAGAGGCTTTTAAACTTAGCGAGTGAGTCTCAAAAGCAATGCGGCAGGCTTCAGCCCCTTAAAATAAACGCTCCCCAAGTACTTGAAAAACTTGTAAACTTATCCACTGAGGGAGTAAATATTGTTTTAAACGAAACCGAAACGGGGCTTTCACTGGAACAAGCCTTAAATGAAAATAAGCCCCCCTACCACTTATGGATAGGCCCCGAAGGGGGATGGGATAAAACCGAGCTCCTCTTGATGAAAACCCAAGGTTTTATTTCGACTCAGGCCGGAGGATTAATGCTGCGGGCCGAAACTTGCGCCATGTATGCAGCAAGTCTTGCACAAGGAAAATTGACATGA
- the asnB gene encoding asparagine synthase (glutamine-hydrolyzing), translating into MCGISGIFHFSPTPVSREILQNINRKLTHRGPDNEGYYLSNNIGLGHRRLSIIDLAGGVQPMTTPDGRYTLVFNGEIYNFNDIKLKLEREGVVFKTHSDTEVLLYLYALKKEKCLEDLNGMFSFAVWDNSDQKLFIARDRFGKKPLYYFKNAACLVFASEIKALLSHPFVSKEIDPQAVAHYFQYEYVPAPLSIFKSIRKLPHAHYLTASCDKIDIQRYWDIPLCDQKLDISEDEAVSKIDALLDSATERRMISDVPLGVFLSGGVDSSSLVALMARHRSGRDIKTFSINFNEKSFDESSHSDLVAKTFSTDHHAQVLDPQTMIAILPEIAAFMDEPFADYSIIPTYLLSRFTRQYVTVALGGDGSDEIFAGYPTFYAGLMATRFQKFPQIIKTGIQKAINLLPVSDKDMSFEFKIKQFLYGASYPPVLRNQVWLGALNENEMKTFFTPSFLAQTQLAQVGPLNIIAEALKACKSHNVADQMLYFYQKFYLTDDILVKTDRASMAHSLEVRAPFLDIKLVNFVSQLPYTLKSKGQATKYILKKTVQKFLPSQIVYRPKKGFGIPIARWLKYELKETMLDVLNPQKIDKAGIFNPHAITRLVQEHLQGKKNNRKVLFSLLMFEKWREHYAS; encoded by the coding sequence ATGTGCGGCATATCCGGCATTTTCCATTTTAGTCCTACTCCCGTAAGTCGGGAGATTTTGCAAAATATTAACCGAAAATTAACGCATAGAGGGCCTGATAATGAAGGTTATTATTTAAGCAATAATATCGGGCTTGGGCACAGAAGGCTTTCCATTATTGATTTGGCGGGTGGAGTACAGCCCATGACAACCCCGGATGGGCGTTACACTCTTGTTTTTAACGGTGAGATATATAATTTTAACGACATTAAGCTTAAGCTTGAAAGGGAAGGTGTAGTTTTTAAAACGCATTCCGATACCGAGGTTCTGCTTTATTTATACGCGCTTAAAAAAGAAAAGTGTTTGGAAGATTTAAACGGCATGTTTAGTTTTGCCGTGTGGGATAATAGTGATCAAAAATTATTTATTGCCCGCGATCGTTTTGGAAAAAAACCTCTGTATTATTTTAAAAACGCAGCTTGTTTGGTGTTTGCTTCCGAAATTAAGGCGCTTTTAAGTCATCCCTTTGTTTCAAAAGAAATTGATCCGCAAGCCGTGGCGCACTATTTTCAGTACGAATATGTGCCGGCACCTCTCTCTATTTTTAAGAGTATCCGTAAATTACCGCACGCCCATTATTTAACAGCTTCTTGCGATAAAATTGACATTCAGCGGTATTGGGACATCCCTCTTTGCGATCAAAAACTAGATATAAGCGAAGACGAGGCTGTTTCAAAAATTGATGCTTTGCTCGACAGTGCCACCGAGAGACGCATGATAAGCGATGTTCCTTTGGGTGTTTTTTTATCGGGTGGAGTTGATTCGTCGTCTCTTGTGGCGCTTATGGCGCGCCACCGTTCGGGGCGTGATATTAAAACATTTTCTATTAATTTTAATGAAAAATCTTTTGATGAGTCTTCACATTCCGACCTTGTTGCCAAAACATTTTCTACCGATCATCATGCGCAGGTTTTGGATCCGCAAACCATGATTGCCATTTTACCCGAGATAGCGGCTTTTATGGATGAGCCTTTTGCCGATTATTCTATTATTCCCACTTATTTATTATCGCGCTTTACGCGTCAATATGTGACGGTAGCTTTGGGTGGTGACGGCAGTGATGAGATTTTTGCCGGCTATCCCACATTTTATGCGGGTCTTATGGCAACGCGTTTTCAAAAATTTCCTCAAATTATAAAAACAGGCATACAAAAGGCTATAAATTTACTTCCTGTGTCTGATAAAGATATGAGTTTTGAGTTTAAGATAAAACAGTTTTTATACGGAGCCTCTTATCCTCCGGTGTTGCGTAATCAGGTTTGGCTGGGAGCATTAAACGAAAATGAAATGAAAACATTTTTTACACCATCTTTTTTAGCGCAAACGCAATTAGCCCAGGTAGGCCCCTTAAATATTATTGCCGAAGCCCTCAAGGCTTGTAAAAGCCACAATGTAGCCGACCAGATGCTGTATTTTTATCAAAAATTTTATTTAACCGATGATATTTTGGTAAAAACTGATCGTGCTTCTATGGCACATTCTCTTGAAGTGCGCGCGCCATTTTTAGATATTAAACTGGTAAATTTTGTATCGCAACTTCCCTATACTCTTAAATCTAAAGGCCAAGCCACAAAATATATCCTTAAAAAAACAGTGCAAAAATTTTTGCCAAGTCAAATTGTGTATCGGCCTAAAAAAGGTTTTGGAATTCCCATTGCCCGTTGGCTTAAGTACGAGCTTAAAGAAACTATGCTAGATGTTTTAAATCCTCAAAAAATTGATAAGGCCGGTATTTTTAACCCGCACGCTATTACTAGGCTAGTACAAGAACATTTGCAGGGTAAAAAAAATAATAGGAAGGTTCTTTTTAGTCTTCTTATGTTTGAAAAATGGCGGGAGCATTATGCTTCGTAA